The following nucleotide sequence is from Pseudosulfitobacter sp. DSM 107133.
GCGCAGCGTGACCCGCATGTTGCTCTGGCAAGAATATCGTGCGCAGCATCCCAACGGGTTTGGCTACACTTGGTTTTGCACCCATTTTGAGGCGTGGAAGGGGCGTGTCCGGCCTAGCATGCGGCAAACACATGTCGGCGGTGAGAAGGTATTTGTCGATTTTGCGGGTGATACGATCGACGTTGTTGATCCGGCCACGGGTGAGGTCAGCGAGACCAAGCTGTTTGTCGCGACGATGGGTGCCTAGAGCTATACTTATGTTGTGGCTGTCGCCAGCGAAGGCCTTGAGGACTGGATTGCAGCCCATGTCGGAATGTTCGCTTATCTGGGCGGCGTGCCGCAGGTCGTCGTGCCCGACAATCTCAAGTCGGCCGTGATCAAGGCAGACCGGTATGATCCCGGCTTGAACCGGACCTATGCTGAAATGGCGGAACATTACGGCACGGCCATCCTGCCTGCGCGCGTGCGCAAACCCAAAGATAAAGCCAAGGTCGAGGTGGCCGTTCAGGTTGCCCAACGCTGGATCCTCGCACGGCTGCGCAATCACAGGTTCTTCTCGCTGGCAGAGCTGAATGCCGCCATCCGGCCGTTGCTGGACGCATTGAACATGCGTGTCATGCGCGATTATGGGGCAAGCCGGGCGGATCTGTTTGCGACGCTCGATCGGCCGAACTTGCAGCCATTGCCCGCTGAACCTTATGTCTTTGCGCGTTGGAAACGCGCCCGTGTTGCGCCGGATTACCATATCGAGGTGGATCGCTGCTGGTATTCCGTACCGTTCAGCCTGATCCGGCAGGTGGTTGACGCGCGCATCACCCACAGGACCGTGGAGGTCTTCCATCGTGGCACGCGCGTCGCCAGTCACATGCGCGACCCTGGACGCCGCAGCCATATCACGGCGCCAGAGCATATGCCTTCGGCCCACCGCCGCTATGCGGAATGGACGCCTGCGCGGATCCTGAGCAGTGCTGCAAAGCTGGGACCATCGGTAGCTGCGTTTTGCGACATCGTGATGCAGGACAGGCCGCATCCCGAGCAGGGCTTTCGGACCTGTCTTGGCATACTGTCGCTGGCCAGAAGCTTTGAGCCGCAACGGCTTGATGCTGCGTGTCGTCGCGGGATCAGTATCAAGGCCCGGTCGGTCTCATCCATCCGTTCCATCCTGAAGACCGGGCTTGATCAGGCCTTCATGGAGCCCGAACCCGATGAACTGCCGCTGCAACACCCCAACATACGCGGCCAGAAATATTACCACTGAAAAGGAGACTACCCTTGCTGACACATCCCACTTGCGACCGCCTGGAGGCGATCGGACTGACCGGTATGGCACAGGCCCTGCACGAGCAGCGCCGCGCTGGCGCCATGTTCGAAAGCCTCAGCTTCGAAGAAAGGCTGGGCCTGCTTGTTGATCGCGAAACAGCAGAGCGTGACGCCAAGAGACTGGCAACCCGGTTGCGCTTTGCCGCCCTGCGTCACGCAGCCTGCGTTGAAGATATTGATATGCGCAGCCCGCGCGGCATCGATGCAGGTGTCATGGCGCATCTGATCGATGGTGGCTGGATCAACCGCCATGAAAATCTGCTGATCACTGGCCCAACAGGCTTAGGAAAAAGCTGGATTGCCTGCGCCCTCGGAAACAAGGCCTGCCGCGATGATCGGCGCGTCGTTTATCACCGCGTGCCCCGCCTGTTCCAGATGCTGGCCATTGCCAGAGGCGATGGGCGGCATGCCCGTGTCCTCAAGGCGATCGAACGCACTGAATTGTTGATCCTCGATGATTGGGGGCTGTCAGTTCTGTCACCGATCGAGCGTCGCGACCTGCTTGAAATCCTCGATGATCGCCAAGGTCGTGGCTCGACTATTGTGACCAGCCAGCTGCCTGTCGATCAATGGTTCGAGGTGATCGGAGATCCTACCCTCGCAGATGCCATCCTTGACCGCCTTGTCCATAATGCACACCGCCTGACGCTCACCGGCGACAGCATGCGCAGAAAAATGAGCACGATGAAAACGCTTGACCAGGGCGTCGCGCCCTGACTCTATATCACCTGTTGGCCAGCCTGCCCGAGGGCATGAAATGGCTGCCCGCGATGCCGTGAAATGCGTGCCCGAGATCACGCGAAATCACTGCCCAACTTCCGCGAAATGCGCAGGGCATCCCGCTCATGAAAATTGAGAACGAGGAATAAGTCCCGTCCAAGCGAAGGCACCCACGTTTGCCCGTCGTGCTCAAAAATCATCGCTAAACTCCAGATTCCTCGGGCAAAGCTTTCTTAACACACGAAACTCCAGTAGTTCGTAGTGAGTGGAGCCTGATCGGTGGAAAACATGACTCAAGAATTTGACCTTACTCCCGATGCCCGCGTCTTGCAGATGCTCGGCGAGATCAATCTTCACCAGTGGCGTTGCATCGCCGAACTGATTGACAACAGCATTGATGGTTTCGTAGGGGCGGCTCGATCTGGCGCGGTGATAGAACATCCTGAAATCACGATCACGATCCCCACCTCGAACAAGAGCGACGCACGTCTCTCCATCCGAGACAACGGCCCCGGGATGGCGATCGATGTATTGGAACGCGCGGTTCGAGCTGGGTGGTCGGGCAACAATCCTCTGACTAACCTCGGGCTGTTCGGCATGGGTTTCAACATTGCCACCGCTCGGCTCGGCACGGTAACAGAAGTCTGGACCACCCGCGCTGGCGAGCCAGAATGGGTCGGTGTGCGTATCGACCTCGAGGGCCTGAGGGCGAGTCAGAGCTACAAGACACCGCGGCAAACACGGGTGAAGCCGGACCACATGCAACATGGGACCGAAATCATCATTACGAAGCTGAAGCCCGACCAGCGCGCCTATCTCGCGCGATCGGCCAATCTTGGTACAATCCGCAAGCACCTTGCTCGCGCCTACTCCGCGATCTTGCGCGAGTCCGAGGCGGGTCGGATCAGACTCAAGGTGAACGGTACGAAGCTGGAACCCAGGCGCCATTGTCATTGGGATCCCGATCGTTCGGTGGAGCTGAGCGACGGGACGGTTGTCCATGCGGTTGAGCGTTTCGACGTCGCGCTCGCGCCTAGGAGATATTGCACGCATTGCATGCGGGCGTTGAACGGCGATGAGGAGCAATGCCCGAACGACGGCCCGAATTGCGAGATCGTGACGACGGAACGCCGGGTGAGGGGATGGGTTGGACTCCAGCGCTATTTGCATAAATCTGACTTCGGTATCGATTTCGTCCGCAACGGCCGCAAGATCGAGATTGGCTCGAAAGACCTTTTCGCTTGGAACAACGGGGACAATGCGGAGATAGAGTATCCGATTGACGATCCGCGAAGCCGCGGCCGCTTTGTGGGGGAGGTTCATCTCGACCACTGCCGCGTTAGCTACACCAAAGATCGTTTCGAGCGGGACGACCCGTCTTGGGAGGAGATGGTCCGTGTCGTCCGGGGTGAAGGCCCATTGCGGCCGCAAGCGGCGAAGCAAAGTGGCTTCGACGGGAACACGAGCCCACTCTACAAATTGTTCCAAGCGTTCCGGCGCTCCAGCCCGCAAGGAAAGAACGGTCTTTGGTCACGGGTGCTCGTGGTCAAGGACAACGACCGGTCCGAGCAGATGGCCCAGTCGTTTTATGAGAACGACGCCGACTATCTTGACGACGAGCGATGGTGGAAACTGGTAGAGGAGCAAGACAATGGAATTCTGGACGAAGGTGGCGACACCGACTTTCCTGATGGCTTCCTGGACGATGAGGAGGGCGGGTCGACCGGCGGCGGCTCGCAAAAAGATACCGATGGCGCGGGTGTCGCTCCAGAGCCGGAACCCGCCGAGAAGCTGGCAGAGCGCAATCAGATTCATGAGCTATCGCGCAAATACGTGCACCCCACTTATCGCGTGGAGTTCCAAGTGGAAGCCTTCGCCTCGGATTCAACAGACAAGGCGCTCACGGGCAGTCTTCCCTGGTCTTTTGAACTCGATGACGTGGCGACCCGAACCTACGCATTCGTGATCGACCCGGCCCATGACGTGTTTCGGTCGATGACGATGACCGCCATGGACGCGCTGCTGACCGAGCTCTCGGTACAGACCCTGGATTTCCTGAAAGGTCAGGTGCATGACGTGACGCTGGCGAATATTCTCGCCGACTACCGCTCGAGTTATGCCAGCGCGACACGGCTGGAGCCATCTGAAGTCATATCGATGGCGAACACGGGACTCGAGGAGTTCGCGAAGGCGGTGGCGAACTTGGTCCCGGAGGGTCAGGGCCAAGCGCTCTACACCGAACTCTCAAAACCCGACCGGGAACATGTGGCGAAAAGAATGGCCGCGCGCGGGGTCGTGGATGTGCCCAAGGTGATCTCTGAAGGCCGTTTCTGGGAATATATGGATCCTCAAGCGGTCGCCGCGACCTTCAGTCAGCATCCGGAGCTGTTCTTCGATGGAAAGTATTGGTTGGATCCCTTTGAGACGCTGAGTTTTGGCGCCGATCACATCGATGAGGAGGCGCGGCGGCGTCTCGTCACTCGCTATGAGGCTTATCTTGGCGATACGTGGACCTGTCGCGGTTTGATGCCGCTCCTTTGATAGCATTTACTGCAACAAAGGAGATTGACGATGGGACTGAAACGGACGGACGAATTCCGCCAGGATGCGGTGCGGATCGCACTGACCAGCGGGCTTACGCGTAAGCAGGTGGCAGATGATTTGGGCGTTGGCATGTCGACGCTGAACAAATGGATCACGGCGCATCGAGGCATAGATGTGCTGTCGAAAGAGGATTTAGAACTCGCGAAAGAGAATGACCGGCTTCGGCGCGAGAACCGTATCCTCAAGGAGGAGCGGGAGATTTTAAAAAAGGCCACGGTGTTCTTCGCGAGCCAAAAGCCGTGAGGTTCAAGTTCATCGAAGAGCACCAATCTACGTTTTCCATCCAGCGTATGTGCCAAGTGATGCAGGTCAGCTCGCGTGGATTGAGGGCCTTTCGCGGCCGTCCCGCCAGTCGCAGGCAACGGACTGACTTGGTCACACTTGCACATATCAAGGAACAGTCCCGCCTTAGCCTTGGTAGCTACGGCAGGCCACGGATGACCGAAGAGCTGAAAGAGATTGGTCTGAATGTCGGTCATCGCTGCGTTGGCCGCTTGATGCGTCAGAACGGCATATCTGTTATTCGGACACGTAAACACAAGGTCACGACAGATAGCGATCATAAGTTCAACATTGCACCCAATCTGCTGGATAGGGACTTCACCGCTGATCAGCCAAACCAAAAATGGGCTGGCGATATCAGCTATGTGTGGACCCGGGAGGGCTGGCTGTATCTGGCTGTCATTCTTGATCTGCATTCGCGCCGTGTGATCGGCTGGGCGGTGAGCAATCGCATGAAACGCGACCTTGCTATCAGGGCTTTGAAGATGGCCATCGCGTTCCGCCAGCCGCCCAAAGGCTGCATTCATCACACGGATCGCGGGTCGCAATATTGTTCACACGACTACCAGAAGATCCTGCGTCAACACGGGTTCAAGGTATCGATGAGCGGCAAGGGCAATTGCTACGACAACGCCGCCGTTGAGACGTTCTTCAAAACCATCAAAGCTGAACTGATCTGGCGGCATCCTTGGGAGACGCGGCGGAAAGCAAAGATGGCGATCTTCGAATACATAAACGGGTTCTACAATCCGCGACGACGTCACTCAGCACTTGGCTGGAAAAGCCCTGTCGCATTCGAGAAGAAAGTGGCCTAAACGAGCACTTGGGGCGGCACAAAAGCGCGACAGGTCCAACGCTCTGGTTGGCGAACCAGTCGTCTCGTGATCTCGAAACGGCGAACCGCGACGAGGTCATTCGAGCGACGTGTTCACTTCGCCTTTTGAAGCCCGACGTGGACTTCGAATGACGGACGCCTTTTTGGATTCCAGGCGATTACTGAAAGGGCCCTGGCAGGCCTTCGAGCGAGACGTGGCTCGGTTGTTGATCTGCAATGGTTTTCAGGATGTGCGGGTCGTAGGCGGATCAGGAGATCGCGGTGCGGATGTCTTAGGCCGGAAGAATGACGAACTTTGGGTCATTCAATGCAAGTTCACCACCAATGGCTACGCGACGGCGGCGGCGGTAGACGAAGTCGCCGAGGCCGGCCGCTTCTACCGCGCCTCACGGATGTACGTTGCGACTTCTCGACCGGCGGGCCCTGCGACACGCGCGGCCATTGAACGATGGGGCAAGCTTGGTCTGAAGATTGGGATTCTTGAGCCCGCCACGCTCCTCGCCATGGCCCAAAAGAGCCCGGAGTTCCCGCCGGCGCGCAGAGATCTGAGAGATTACCAAGAAAGCGCTGTAGAACTTTTCGTGGGCGCGCTTCGGGAGACGGGTAGGGGGCAGGTCGTGCTCGCCACCGGTCTTGGCAAGACCGTGGTGATGTCGGAGGCGACCGCGCGTCTCTTCGCGGACGCGCGTGTCCCAGATAGCAGGGCCCTTGTGTTGGCGGGGACACGCGAGCTCGTGGACCAGCTGCAGCGTGCGTTCTGGGATCAACTACCAAAAACAATTCCAACCCATCGCCTGATCGGAGGCGAGGCGCCGGCATTCTGGGAGGGGATAACATTCGCGACCGTTCAAAGTGCCGTCACGCGGCTCGACGAGCTTCCGGACTTCGGGCTTGTCTTGATTGACGAGGCGCATCATGTCGGCTCCGACACCTTCCGCCACGTGACTGATCGAATGGTGGATTCAATGATTGGCGGTGTCACCGCGACCCCTTGGCGGGGGGATGGCTATGACATCGACACACTTCTGGGCCCACCCGTAATTCGTGTCGGAATCGCGGAAGGGCTGAGGCGTGGCTTTCTGTGCGACGCCGACTACCGCATGTTCGCGGACGACATCGATTGGCAATTCGTGCGTGATCAATCCCGCAACGCATACTCGATTACACAGTTGAACAAACGTTTGCTGCTGCCGACACGCGACGAGGAGGCGGCCCGCAGGATAAGAGAGGTCTTCGACGCCGAAAGTCGCCGGTCTGGTATCGTGTTTTGCTCCACCGTTTTGCACGCGAAAAGCTTTGCGGCGATGCTCGGGCTCTTCGGTTTACGTTGCGAGGCGATCACCGGAGAGATGTCGGCCCGTGAGCGCGACGAGGTGATGGCCCGTTTCAGGAGCGGCGTCCTTGACCTCGTCACAACTCGAGATCTCTTCAATGAGGGAGTAGATGTGCCGGACGTGGATCTTATCGCTTTCATGCGGGTGACCCATAGCCGAAGGATCTTCGTGCAACAGTTGGGGCGAGGCCTGCGAACGAGCCCAACCAAAGACAAGGTGGTGGTCCTGGATTTCGTGAGCGACATTCGCAGGATTGCGGAGGTGATCGAGCTGGAGCGAGGCGCAAAGGGCGACATCGAACGGCTTCGATTGCCCGGCGTCGTTGAGTTCCGCGACGCCAGTGCCGGGAGCTTTATGTTGGAATGGATGAAAGATCAGGCCGATCTTTTCTCACGTGAAGGTGACGCGATGCTTGAACTGCCCCGTTTTGACTTCCCAGCACCCCATGGCGGGGGCACCGTGCAATGAACATGCCCGAGGAGATCAGGCGCTCCATCAAGGAGGCGCTATGGGGGAAGCTGGACGATTTGAGCTGGCTCACCATGTCAGACGCGGACCACTCGAACTTTTACGAACAGTGGACACGCGCGCCCGAGATCGGTGACAAGCTCGGGCATTTCATGGACCCGCGTGCGGTGCGGGTCTATATCAAAGATACTCTGGTCAAGGATTATGCGCGCGAACGGCTGCTTGAGAGCGCCGATCAGGTTCTTCGTGCGCTCAACATCTCACCGGAACACACGATCGTCCGGAAATACATCAAACCCCACGGGCTGCTCTTGAGCGACGGAAGGGTGGTCTGCTGGGGGAACAGTCGGGATTGGAAACATCTGCTGATGGCGGCTTTCGAACGGCAACGGGCGTCGTCCCGTGCGAAAGCCTGCTCGGTCGTGGTGATAGAGAATGGCAAAACGTTTGATCTCGATATGCGAGAGCTGGTTCGGGACGCCGCCGCTCGCCTAGGTGTCGACCCGATTGTTTGGTGGGAATGAGGGATGCGAAAAGCGCTTGAGGGATGGTATCCAAAGACGGCCGAGGAACTTGCCGAGATTTGGAAGAACGCGCTCTTCGTCCCGGACGCGAACATCTTACTGCACTGCGTGCGACACCCGAAAGCGGTGCGTGAGGAGCTGCTTCGCCTCTTCGGCGTCTTACGACCGTCCCTCTGGGTGCCTTATCAGGTCGGACTCGAGTTCCATAGAAACCGGCTCGACGTGGAGCGCTCGGGCTTAGACGCATACGATCAGATCTTACGGGATCATGAAAAGACGATCCGACAGGCCCGAGAACAACTGCGACAGTTGAGAGCCCACCCCACGATCGACATCGAACGCGAGGTTTCAGCGCTCGACGTCCATCTGACGGACTTCAAAAATAGGATCGAATCCGCGCGAAACGCACACCCTGACGCGGAGATTGGGACTGTGGTCAATCGCTTGACTGAGCTCTTGGAGGATCGTGTCAGTGAGCGGTGGCCAGAAGCGGAACTTGGGAAGATCAAGAAAGAGGGCGAAACACGATATGCGACCAAGGTGCCGCCCGGTTACCTAGACGCCAAGAAGGATGGCGACGAGTACCGCAAGTACGGCGACCTGATCATCTGGAAGGACATGATCGAGAAGGCGAAAACAGAGAAACGGCCAGTCATTTTCATATCGGATGATGTCAAGGAAGACTGGTGGTGGATCCATAAGGGCAAGAAGCTTGGTCCGCGGCCCGAACTCGTAGAAGAATTTATGCGCGAAAGCGATCAGGACTTTCACATCTACGAGTTTGGTAACTTCATACGGATCGCCGCGGAACATCATCCCGAAATTCAGAAAGATCTGGATGCGGTGGAACAAAGTCTGAGGCAAGATAGTGAAGCCAAGGAGCGTCTGTCGAAGAGCGAATCTGAACGAAATCGCGTGGAGCAGTTGGCCACTTTGGAGGACGAGCGCGACGATCTAATCGCATTGTTATCCGGTGCTCCAGATCACCGCGCATCGCGTGGTCCGATGTCTGACCGCGCGTCAGTTAGACTGCGCCTCAAGGAGATAGACGAGCAAATTGGACAGCTGAATGAGGACGATTAGGGACTTTACGGACGCACGGTACAGAGGATTCTGCTTGCACTGCGGAGCCTCGTTGAGCGAGACGACGAGTACGCGTGATCACGTTCCCTCGAAAGTGCTCTTGGATCGTCCGCTACCGGTCAATGTTCACGTCGTGGAGATTTGCGGGGAATGCAACAATGGATTTTCAACTAACGAGGAATACTTCGCGGCCTTTCTCGGCGCCACCATGTCTGGAAGCGTCGAACCCGTTCCTGAAATGTTTGAGAGCGCTCGCCGCGCACTTTTTGGAAATTCGAAACTGGCGGCCGAGATCAGTCGCTCCGCGGAAGCCTACGTGGATGAAGATGGGGCCCAGCGGCTCATTTGGCGTCCCGAACTTGAACGGATCGAAAAGGTCGTTGTGAAAAACGCTCGCGGTCACGCCCACTACGAACTGGGACAGCCTTGCTTCGGTCAGCCTGAACACGTTCTTCTTCAGCCGCTAATCACGGCACCTGAGGAATGGATCACGGAATTTCTGCTCGTCGATCATGGCAGTGCCTGGCCGGAAGTCGGCAGTCGATTGCTTCAGCGGCTTTACTCCGGAGAAGACATGGCGGCCGGGTGGATCATTGTGCAACCTGGTGTCTATGTTTTTACAGTTTTTGAGAACGATGGCATCGTCGTGCGCAGCATAATTAGGGAGTATCTCTTGACCGAGGTTCGATGGTCGTGACGCTCCGGATGTAACATTAATTTACATAAAAAGAATTATGCGTTTTGTTTGTGGATGCAGGCGCGCGCTATCCTCAACTGCGACTCTTGTTAGAAAACAGTAGTTTATCTAACGAGAGGAAACGGTATGGGAGCCGTTTACAAGCAACTGAGTATCACAGAACGACGCAAGATAGAACGCTGGAGACACGCAAAGGTCCCTGTCGATGAGATGGCGCGCGTTTTGAAGCGCTGCAGATCAACGATATTCCGCGAACTGAAGCGCAATCATTTCGCGGATCCGAACTGCCGCCGCAACGAGGACTGGACGCTGGACCGGTCCAGAACCTCGCCCTCGATGGCGCTTGTCCGCATCACTCAGAAGCTCGATGCGCAGCCGGTCGCGCTCCTCGCCTGTCGCATGGCGGACCGCACCAAGGATTTCGCCTGAGGACAGCAGAAAGCGCCGTTCGAGTGCCTCGATCGCAGCGCGGTCATAGCGGAAGTTCGGCCAGTCGGGTTGTGTCCAGTTCCAGCGCATGAGCTATAGAATCCCTTTCTATAACTCACTATATGGCAAACAGATGATTTATGGAAGCGGGTTCTATGCACCACCAGCGAGTCCAAAGGTTGGATCCATCTCCATGTAACGGCCCGGATTAGCCGTACTGTATCTGATCAGACAGAGGTCAGGCGGCGTCGCTTATTGGTTCGTAGCGAACCTCGGCCAAAGCATCGTCCAGCCACGCGGGCTGCAGATCGCCATTGTTCCATTGGTAGAGGAAACCCACCAGATTGTCGGTCTTCTTGCAGAGGATGCGCATGATCGGTTCGCCGGTGAGGCGGGGTTTTGGGGTCATGATGCGCTCCTTTTCACCAGACCAGTCACTGGAGATGTGAGAGGCTATTTAATCCTTTCGAGCACTGCTAATGCGCAGGAAAAACAACCTCAAGGGGAAATTGATAAAAGCCGACAAAAATAGTCTGAAATGGAAGTTATCTTTATAGTCAAGCTATTGGCTCGTCTGGTGCCTCTTGCGGCTCTGCAATACGTTGGGCGATCTCGTCCAACAGGACATCGATTTCGGCCCAGACAAACGGTTCCAGCTGCCCGCGGATCAAGGCCCACTTGCTGAGCACATCGAGGGGGTCATGCGCGCGCAGGAGGGCTCTCAGCGCATTGGCATCGACAGCCAGGGATGTCCGCGCACGCCATTCGGTGATCCGCGTTCTCTGCTCATCGGATGGTGGGACGAACTCTGGCCCCAGCTGCCAGGTCTTCACGGCACGGCGCAGAGCGGCCCGGATGACATGGGCGGGGTCGACGCCGCAGTCGATGAGGGCTTCTTCCTGCCGTTCTAGCGCGTTCACCCGGATATCGATCTTGCGGGTGGCCGGAATGCGTCGGACCCTGGGCGGCGATGCCGTGGGCGCCGCAACGGCGTCTGCCGCAGCCTCCAGGCCTGATTGCTGCGAAGGCACGGAAAGCCTGCTTGGCACCGGCGCTTGGCCTTCATCCGCCACGTCTGCCGTCATGCTCATCGGCATCAGGACGGTGTCTTCCGGATCCGCCCCTTCCCTTCCCGGGTCTTTCTCCCCCTCCGGCCGAAGGGACGCGGCATAGGCTGGGTCGGGCCGGGTGATGGTTGGAATCTTCTTTCTCAACGCCCTGTCCTCACGCGGCCAGGACGTTGTTGAGGATGTCGGTGGCCTCCTCAAGGGCCTCGACAACATGACGGACATGCGGGCGCATGAGGGGGTTTGGATCGGCCTGCTTCTGCAGCGCGATGGCGTGGAGCAGGCCTTTCTCGTCCATCTCCTTGTAGACGTTCCGGCGCATCATCACCGTCTCAACCACGGGAAACCGAGCGATCGCCACTTCGATCAAGGCGGCATCCGCGCGCGTGGCTTTCGGGTCAACCATGTTCAGAACGACATGGTGGCGCGGCAAGCTCGCCGGGTCATCGACGCGCGCGCGCAACCGTTCGAACCAGTCGGCGGTCTGCGCACCGACATCGAGATCTGAGGTCGAGAGCATGACCGGCGTCACAATGTGATCGGCGAGAACCGCGATCCCGTCCGACCATTCCGCGCCGACGCCTGCCGTGTCGATAAAGACGAAATCCGCCGAGTCCGCATCATAGACCTGCTCGATCTTGCGATCGACGGCCCCCACACTCTCGACCGAGATTGATCGCAGCAGAGGCGATCCCAGACCCGCCGCTTCGGCTCGTTCGTGCCAGGCGCCAAGCACTCCGGTGCTATCAGTGTCGATCAGCAAAACCCGACGCCCGGCAGCCACGGCAGCGCTGATCAGGGCACGCGAGAGC
It contains:
- the istB gene encoding IS21-like element helper ATPase IstB, whose protein sequence is MLTHPTCDRLEAIGLTGMAQALHEQRRAGAMFESLSFEERLGLLVDRETAERDAKRLATRLRFAALRHAACVEDIDMRSPRGIDAGVMAHLIDGGWINRHENLLITGPTGLGKSWIACALGNKACRDDRRVVYHRVPRLFQMLAIARGDGRHARVLKAIERTELLILDDWGLSVLSPIERRDLLEILDDRQGRGSTIVTSQLPVDQWFEVIGDPTLADAILDRLVHNAHRLTLTGDSMRRKMSTMKTLDQGVAP
- a CDS encoding ATP-binding protein gives rise to the protein MTQEFDLTPDARVLQMLGEINLHQWRCIAELIDNSIDGFVGAARSGAVIEHPEITITIPTSNKSDARLSIRDNGPGMAIDVLERAVRAGWSGNNPLTNLGLFGMGFNIATARLGTVTEVWTTRAGEPEWVGVRIDLEGLRASQSYKTPRQTRVKPDHMQHGTEIIITKLKPDQRAYLARSANLGTIRKHLARAYSAILRESEAGRIRLKVNGTKLEPRRHCHWDPDRSVELSDGTVVHAVERFDVALAPRRYCTHCMRALNGDEEQCPNDGPNCEIVTTERRVRGWVGLQRYLHKSDFGIDFVRNGRKIEIGSKDLFAWNNGDNAEIEYPIDDPRSRGRFVGEVHLDHCRVSYTKDRFERDDPSWEEMVRVVRGEGPLRPQAAKQSGFDGNTSPLYKLFQAFRRSSPQGKNGLWSRVLVVKDNDRSEQMAQSFYENDADYLDDERWWKLVEEQDNGILDEGGDTDFPDGFLDDEEGGSTGGGSQKDTDGAGVAPEPEPAEKLAERNQIHELSRKYVHPTYRVEFQVEAFASDSTDKALTGSLPWSFELDDVATRTYAFVIDPAHDVFRSMTMTAMDALLTELSVQTLDFLKGQVHDVTLANILADYRSSYASATRLEPSEVISMANTGLEEFAKAVANLVPEGQGQALYTELSKPDREHVAKRMAARGVVDVPKVISEGRFWEYMDPQAVAATFSQHPELFFDGKYWLDPFETLSFGADHIDEEARRRLVTRYEAYLGDTWTCRGLMPLL
- a CDS encoding IS3 family transposase (programmed frameshift), which produces MGLKRTDEFRQDAVRIALTSGLTRKQVADDLGVGMSTLNKWITAHRGIDVLSKEDLELAKENDRLRRENRILKEEREILKKGHGVLREPKAVRFKFIEEHQSTFSIQRMCQVMQVSSRGLRAFRGRPASRRQRTDLVTLAHIKEQSRLSLGSYGRPRMTEELKEIGLNVGHRCVGRLMRQNGISVIRTRKHKVTTDSDHKFNIAPNLLDRDFTADQPNQKWAGDISYVWTREGWLYLAVILDLHSRRVIGWAVSNRMKRDLAIRALKMAIAFRQPPKGCIHHTDRGSQYCSHDYQKILRQHGFKVSMSGKGNCYDNAAVETFFKTIKAELIWRHPWETRRKAKMAIFEYINGFYNPRRRHSALGWKSPVAFEKKVA
- a CDS encoding DEAD/DEAH box helicase family protein, whose amino-acid sequence is MTDAFLDSRRLLKGPWQAFERDVARLLICNGFQDVRVVGGSGDRGADVLGRKNDELWVIQCKFTTNGYATAAAVDEVAEAGRFYRASRMYVATSRPAGPATRAAIERWGKLGLKIGILEPATLLAMAQKSPEFPPARRDLRDYQESAVELFVGALRETGRGQVVLATGLGKTVVMSEATARLFADARVPDSRALVLAGTRELVDQLQRAFWDQLPKTIPTHRLIGGEAPAFWEGITFATVQSAVTRLDELPDFGLVLIDEAHHVGSDTFRHVTDRMVDSMIGGVTATPWRGDGYDIDTLLGPPVIRVGIAEGLRRGFLCDADYRMFADDIDWQFVRDQSRNAYSITQLNKRLLLPTRDEEAARRIREVFDAESRRSGIVFCSTVLHAKSFAAMLGLFGLRCEAITGEMSARERDEVMARFRSGVLDLVTTRDLFNEGVDVPDVDLIAFMRVTHSRRIFVQQLGRGLRTSPTKDKVVVLDFVSDIRRIAEVIELERGAKGDIERLRLPGVVEFRDASAGSFMLEWMKDQADLFSREGDAMLELPRFDFPAPHGGGTVQ
- a CDS encoding PIN-like domain-containing protein, which encodes MRKALEGWYPKTAEELAEIWKNALFVPDANILLHCVRHPKAVREELLRLFGVLRPSLWVPYQVGLEFHRNRLDVERSGLDAYDQILRDHEKTIRQAREQLRQLRAHPTIDIEREVSALDVHLTDFKNRIESARNAHPDAEIGTVVNRLTELLEDRVSERWPEAELGKIKKEGETRYATKVPPGYLDAKKDGDEYRKYGDLIIWKDMIEKAKTEKRPVIFISDDVKEDWWWIHKGKKLGPRPELVEEFMRESDQDFHIYEFGNFIRIAAEHHPEIQKDLDAVEQSLRQDSEAKERLSKSESERNRVEQLATLEDERDDLIALLSGAPDHRASRGPMSDRASVRLRLKEIDEQIGQLNEDD
- a CDS encoding ParA family protein — encoded protein: MPNDNLVVIAAMARKGGSGKTTLSRALISAAVAAGRRVLLIDTDSTGVLGAWHERAEAAGLGSPLLRSISVESVGAVDRKIEQVYDADSADFVFIDTAGVGAEWSDGIAVLADHIVTPVMLSTSDLDVGAQTADWFERLRARVDDPASLPRHHVVLNMVDPKATRADAALIEVAIARFPVVETVMMRRNVYKEMDEKGLLHAIALQKQADPNPLMRPHVRHVVEALEEATDILNNVLAA